TGGATGTGCCGGACGGTACCGTTGGTGACCGTCTTCACCCGCTGCACGTTGGGCTTCCAGACCTTCCTGCTCCGGTTGTTGGCGTGGGAAACGCTGTTCCCGAAATTGGGGCCTTTGCCGCAGATTGCGCACTTTGCCATGGATTCCTCCGCGATAAAAACCTTATATAAATACCACGTATGATGGGACGAAAGCAAGATCAAATTCCCCTGGGGCCCCGCCGGAAGAGGGGATGGGTGCGAGCCGCCGTGCCGGGTCTCGTCCTTCTTCTGGCCGCCGGCGGTGCG
The nucleotide sequence above comes from Candidatus Deferrimicrobiaceae bacterium. Encoded proteins:
- the rpmB gene encoding 50S ribosomal protein L28 translates to MAKCAICGKGPNFGNSVSHANNRSRKVWKPNVQRVKTVTNGTVRHIHACTQCIKSGRVSKAL